The Medicago truncatula cultivar Jemalong A17 chromosome 4, MtrunA17r5.0-ANR, whole genome shotgun sequence genome includes a region encoding these proteins:
- the LOC25492062 gene encoding diacylglycerol kinase 5 has translation MADEFLNNFKIPDYILVPESKVEKIEECGLLVPKCPVLVFVNSKSGGQLGGDLLQTYRTLLNEKQVFDLGETAPDKALRTVYANLESLKKRDDEFAMKIMERLKLIVAGGDGTAGWLLGVVCDLKLSHPPAIATVPLGTGNNLPFAFGWGKKNPGTDQRSVEAFLNQVMRAKEMKIDNWHILMRMRAPKEGSCDPIAPLELPHSLHAFHRVSEADELNREGCHTFRGGFWNYFSMGMDAQVSYAFHSERKMNPEKFKNQLVNQSTYAKLGCTQGWFFAGLMHPSSRNMAQLTKVKIMQKPGQWQDLNIPPSIRSIVCLNLPSFSGGFNPWGTPNRKKQRDRDLTPPYVDDGLLEVVGFRNAWHGLVLLAPKGHGTRLAQAHRIRFEFCKGGADHTFMRIDGEPWKQPLPADDDTVVVEISHLGQVNMLATHICKSKSVYDPSSPYRDNEEDDSDEEDSIAEEYRKFGAADTFRIPDDVDISQLS, from the exons ATGGCTGATGAGTTCTTGAACAACTTTAAGATTCCAGATTACATTCTTGTACCGGAATCCAAGGTTGAGAAAATTGAGGAATGTGGTCTGCTTGTGCCTAAGTGTCCTGTCTTGGTTTTTGTTAACTccaagagtggtggtcagcttGGAGGGGACCTCTTACAAACATATCGTACACTTCTTAATGAAAAACAG GTCTTTGATTTGGGGGAAACTGCTCCTGATAAGGCGCTGAGAACAGTCTATGCTAATTTGGAAAGCCTCAAGAAACGGGATGATGAATTTGCTATGAAGATCATGGAGAGGTTGAAGTTAATT GTTGCAGGGGGCGACGGAACAGCAGGCTGGCTACTTGGAGTTGTTTGTGATCTCAAATTATCTCATCCGCCTGCAATAGCTACTGTTCCCTTGGGCACTGGAAATAATCTACCTTTTGCATTTGGTTGG GGGAAGAAGAACCCAGGAACAGATCAACGCTCAGTTGAGGCGTTTTTAAATCAAGTCATGAGGGCaaaggaaatgaaaatagaCAA CTGGCATATTCTCATGAGGATGAGGGCTCCAAAAGAAGGTTCCTGTGATCCAATTGCGCCACTTGAGTTGCCACATTCTTTGCATGCCTTCCATCGTGTATCTGAAGCGGATGAACTTAATAGG GAAGGTTGCCACACCTTTCGCGGCGGATTTTGGAATTACTTCAGCATGG GAATGGATGCTCAAGTATCTTACGCATTTCATTCTGAACGAAAGATGAATcctgaaaaattcaaaaaccaattgGTGAATCAG AGTACGTATGCTAAACTTGGATGCACACAAGGGTGGTTTTTTGCCGGTTTAATGCATCCTTCTTCCAG GAACATGGCACAACTTACAAAAGTAAAGATCATGCAAAAACCTGGTCAATGGCAAGACCTAAACATACCTCCCAG CATCAGGTCAATTGTATGTCTTAACTTGCCAAGCTTTTCTGGTGGATTTAATCCATGGGGTACACCCAACAGGAAGAAGCAACGTGAT AGAGATTTGACACCGCCATATGTGGATGATGGCCTTCTTGAAGTCGTTGGTTTTAGAAATGCATGGCATGGTCTTGTTTTGCTTGCTCCAAAAGGACATGGAACTCGTCTTGCTCAG GCACATAGAATCCGATTTGAGTTTTGCAAAGGTGGGGCAGATCATACATTCATGAGGATTGATGGAGAACCTTGGAAACAACCACTTCCAGCTGATGATGATACCGTCGTGGTAGAGATTTCTCACCTTGGTCAGGTTAACATGCTTGCCACTCATATATGCAAATCTAAAAGCGTCTATGATCCTTCATCACCATACCGTGACAATGAAGAAGATGACAGTGATGAAGAAGACTCTATAGCAGAGGAATATCGGAAGTTTGGTGCAGCGGATACATTTAGAATCCCAGATGATGTTGATATTTCTCAACTTAGTTAA
- the LOC112420815 gene encoding protein ALP1-like, whose translation MKFTYVLTGWEGTASDSIILKDALSRGDSLRIPEGKYYLGDAGFMLKKGVITPYRGARYHLKEYSARGPQNMKELFNHRHASLRNVIERCFGVLKKRFPILSGGAEPFYSFEVMSDIVLVCCILHNFLMGVDIDETLIAEVDRELPQHENERPHQHQRDDDYIQGTLIRDNVAVGMWNVYEI comes from the exons ATGAAATTTACATATGTTTTAACGGGGTGGGAAGGCACGGCATCTGACTCTATAATTTTGAAAGATGCTTTAAGCAGGGGAGATTCACTAAGAATTCCCGAAG GAAAATATTATCTTGGGGATGCGGGATTTATGCTTAAAAAAGGAGTGATCACACCATATAGAGGTGCTCGTTATCACTTGAAGGAATACTCTGCTCGTGGCCCACAAAATATGAAAGAGTTGTTCAACCACCGTCATGCTTCACTTAGAAATGTTATAGAGAGATGTTttggggtattaaaaaaaagatttccaATTTTATCAGGTGGCGCAGAACCGTTTTACTCATTTGAAGTGATGTCTGACATTGTACTTGTTTGTTGTATACTGCATAACTTCCTAATGGGTGTTGATATTGATGAGACCTTAATTGCCGAAGTAGACCGTGAGCTACCTCAACATGAGAACGAAAGACCCCACCAGCATCAACGTGATGATGACTATATACAAGGAACTTTAATAAGAGACAATGTTGCTGTCGGAATGTGGAATGTCTATGAAATATGA